The following are encoded in a window of Fluviibacter phosphoraccumulans genomic DNA:
- a CDS encoding phosphoribosylaminoimidazolesuccinocarboxamide synthase, which yields MSQALFESTITSLPLIAKGKVRDIYAVGDDKLLIVSSDRLSAFDVILPDPIPSKGKVLTQTASFWFKKLADIVATHSTGIDPETVVAENERAQVRGRSVVVKRLRPLPIEAVVRGYIIGSGWKDYQETGTVCGIKLPTGLQQAEKLPELIFTPATKAAVGDHDENISFEQAQAHCNKELEQVLAGTGKTGAQLVTEARDAAFSLYQAAADYAATKGIIIADTKFEFGIDDKGTLHLIDEILTPDSSRFWPADAWKPGSNPPSYDKQYVRDYLETLDWNKKAPGPTLPKDVIEQTAAKYFEAFEKLTGQKLAE from the coding sequence ATGTCTCAAGCCCTATTCGAATCGACCATTACCAGCCTGCCCCTGATTGCCAAGGGAAAAGTACGCGACATCTATGCCGTTGGTGACGACAAACTGCTCATCGTTAGCAGTGACCGCCTGTCGGCCTTTGATGTCATCCTGCCGGACCCGATTCCCTCCAAGGGCAAAGTACTCACACAGACAGCCAGCTTCTGGTTCAAGAAACTGGCCGACATCGTGGCTACCCACAGCACGGGCATTGATCCGGAAACCGTGGTTGCCGAGAACGAGCGCGCTCAGGTGCGTGGTCGCTCGGTGGTCGTTAAACGCCTGCGTCCACTGCCGATCGAGGCCGTGGTTCGCGGTTACATTATCGGTTCTGGCTGGAAAGACTATCAGGAGACCGGCACCGTCTGCGGCATCAAACTGCCGACAGGTCTGCAACAGGCAGAAAAGCTCCCAGAGTTGATCTTTACGCCGGCCACCAAAGCCGCGGTGGGCGACCACGATGAGAACATCTCCTTTGAGCAGGCTCAGGCCCATTGCAACAAGGAACTGGAACAAGTATTGGCTGGCACCGGTAAGACCGGCGCGCAACTGGTCACTGAAGCCCGTGATGCCGCTTTTTCCCTGTATCAGGCTGCTGCTGACTACGCAGCGACCAAGGGCATCATCATTGCCGATACCAAGTTCGAGTTTGGCATCGATGACAAAGGCACGCTACATCTGATCGATGAAATTCTGACCCCGGATTCATCCCGCTTCTGGCCAGCCGATGCCTGGAAGCCGGGTAGCAACCCGCCGTCTTACGATAAGCAATACGTCCGCGATTATCTGGAAACTTTGGACTGGAATAAGAAGGCCCCAGGCCCCACATTACCCAAAGACGTGATTGAACAAACAGCCGCGAAGTACTTCGAAGCTTTCGAAAAACTGACCGGACAGAAACTCGCCGAATAG
- the pyk gene encoding pyruvate kinase, with amino-acid sequence MLRSTKIVATLGPSSSSPEALGALIAAGVDVVRLNFSHGTADDHRARATLVRELAQQYRRPVGILVDLQGPKIRVGKFADGKITLTKGADFVLDAACKLGNQERVGLDYPELPNDVQAGDVLLLDDGRVVLNVTAVNGPEIHTKVHVGGPLSNNKGINRKGGGLSAPALTDKDKADMITAAEIGADFLAISFPREAADINLSRDLMKKAGGKSLIIAKIERTEAIENLAEILEASDGIMVARGDLGVEVGDAAVPALQKRMIRMAREMNKLAITATQMMESMISSPIPTRAEVSDVANAVLDGTDAVMLSAETASGQYTVETVEAMVRICLEAERSYPVMLESEFLNRIFSRVDQSIAMAAIWTAHHLKVRAIAALTESGSTALWMSRLNCGVPIFALTPDTAARNRMTLFRDVYPMLMPRSQPDRDMMLADAETVLLDQGAVDRGDLVVMTIGEPIGTPGGTNTLKIVHVGDHATPDLTG; translated from the coding sequence ATGCTACGCAGCACCAAGATCGTTGCCACCCTCGGACCCTCCAGCTCCTCGCCGGAGGCGCTAGGCGCACTGATCGCTGCAGGCGTGGATGTTGTCCGTCTCAACTTCAGTCACGGCACGGCCGACGACCATAGGGCTCGCGCCACGCTGGTTCGCGAGCTAGCGCAGCAATATCGCCGCCCAGTGGGCATTCTGGTCGATCTGCAAGGCCCCAAGATTCGCGTCGGCAAATTCGCCGACGGCAAAATCACCCTGACCAAGGGTGCCGACTTCGTTCTGGACGCCGCCTGCAAGCTGGGCAACCAGGAACGCGTCGGCCTGGACTATCCGGAACTACCGAATGACGTGCAGGCTGGCGACGTGCTGCTGCTTGATGATGGCCGTGTTGTGCTGAATGTCACCGCTGTTAATGGCCCGGAAATTCACACGAAGGTTCACGTTGGTGGCCCCCTCTCGAACAACAAGGGCATCAACCGCAAAGGCGGCGGCCTCTCCGCCCCCGCACTGACCGACAAAGATAAGGCCGACATGATCACGGCAGCCGAAATCGGCGCCGACTTTCTGGCCATCTCCTTCCCGCGGGAAGCTGCTGACATTAATCTGTCACGTGACCTCATGAAAAAGGCGGGGGGTAAGTCACTGATCATCGCCAAGATCGAACGCACCGAGGCGATTGAAAACCTGGCAGAGATTCTGGAAGCCTCGGATGGCATCATGGTCGCCCGCGGCGATTTGGGCGTGGAAGTCGGCGACGCGGCTGTGCCCGCACTGCAAAAGCGGATGATTCGCATGGCGCGCGAGATGAACAAACTCGCCATCACCGCCACCCAGATGATGGAATCGATGATCAGCTCGCCGATTCCTACGCGTGCCGAAGTCTCTGACGTGGCCAACGCCGTGCTGGATGGCACCGATGCCGTGATGCTCTCTGCTGAAACAGCCAGCGGCCAATACACGGTAGAAACCGTCGAGGCCATGGTGCGTATTTGCCTTGAGGCCGAGCGCTCCTATCCAGTGATGCTGGAAAGCGAGTTCCTTAACCGGATTTTCTCGCGTGTCGATCAATCGATTGCCATGGCGGCGATCTGGACTGCACACCACCTCAAAGTCAGGGCGATTGCTGCGCTCACTGAGTCGGGCTCTACGGCCTTGTGGATGAGTCGTCTCAACTGCGGCGTACCTATCTTTGCGCTGACCCCGGATACCGCTGCACGCAATCGCATGACCCTATTCCGCGATGTCTATCCGATGCTCATGCCGCGTAGCCAGCCTGATCGCGACATGATGCTGGCCGACGCCGAAACGGTACTGCTGGATCAAGGGGCTGTTGACCGTGGTGACCTGGTCGTTATGACCATTGGCGAACCCATTGGCACCCCGGGCGGCACTAACACCCTCAAAATCGTTCACGTCGGGGATCATGCAACCCCTGACTTGACGGGTTAA
- the gap gene encoding type I glyceraldehyde-3-phosphate dehydrogenase, protein MTINVAINGFGRIGRCTLRAIYELGLQKEFNLVAINASGDLKTNAHLLKYDTTHGRFRTSVETEGEDCIIIDGKKIAFYSTKDPKAINWADHKVDMVLECTGAYTSKAKAQALLEQGAKRVLISAPGGSDVDATVVFGVNTEVLKGDMTVVSNASCTTNCLAPVAKILSDNVGIKSGLMTTVHAYTNDQVTVDVRHSDLRRARAAAQNIIPTKTGAAAAVGLVLPQLKGKFDGFALRVPTINVSLVDLTFTTDRPTTKDEINSLMTAAANGPMKNVLAVNNDPLVSSDFNHDPHSSTFDATQTRVIQAEDGSTLVKVLAWYDNEWGYSCRMLDTARAWMNAK, encoded by the coding sequence ATGACCATCAATGTCGCTATCAACGGTTTCGGTCGTATCGGCCGCTGCACCCTGCGCGCTATTTATGAACTCGGCCTGCAAAAAGAGTTCAACCTCGTTGCCATCAATGCCTCCGGCGATCTGAAAACCAACGCCCACCTGCTCAAGTACGACACCACGCACGGTCGTTTCCGTACGTCGGTTGAAACCGAAGGTGAAGACTGCATCATCATCGACGGCAAGAAAATTGCCTTCTATTCGACGAAGGATCCCAAGGCTATTAACTGGGCCGACCATAAGGTCGATATGGTGCTGGAATGTACTGGCGCCTACACCTCGAAGGCCAAGGCACAAGCCCTGCTGGAGCAAGGCGCTAAGCGCGTGCTGATCTCGGCACCGGGCGGTAGCGATGTCGACGCCACCGTTGTTTTCGGTGTCAACACCGAAGTCCTCAAGGGCGACATGACCGTTGTCTCGAACGCTTCGTGCACGACCAACTGCCTGGCACCCGTTGCCAAGATTCTGTCCGACAATGTCGGCATCAAGTCCGGCCTGATGACCACGGTTCACGCCTACACCAACGACCAGGTGACTGTGGACGTGCGCCACTCGGATCTGCGTCGTGCCCGTGCCGCTGCCCAGAACATCATCCCGACCAAGACGGGCGCTGCGGCGGCCGTCGGCCTCGTTCTGCCGCAACTGAAAGGCAAGTTCGATGGTTTCGCTCTGCGCGTGCCGACCATCAACGTGTCACTGGTTGACCTGACCTTCACCACCGACCGTCCGACCACCAAGGACGAAATCAACAGCCTGATGACCGCGGCCGCTAACGGTCCGATGAAGAATGTGCTGGCTGTGAACAACGATCCGCTGGTCTCGTCCGACTTTAATCATGATCCGCACTCCTCAACGTTCGATGCCACACAAACCCGTGTTATCCAGGCTGAAGATGGCAGCACCCTGGTGAAAGTTCTGGCCTGGTACGACAACGAGTGGGGTTATAGCTGCCGTATGCTGGACACAGCCCGCGCCTGGATGAACGCTAAGTAA
- a CDS encoding inositol monophosphatase family protein, with the protein MVAIIERMSAPLISETAFWATCAIELKASLQALAAREVLPRFEHAQISTKSDGTLLSDADLAVQDALPDILGSIYPAPLLGEEMPADLQQMRWQDCQKGKGSLWIADPIDGTTNFANGLPWFAISVALVHQGVTVLGVTIAPALQQSWHASLGGGSYCNDTRLTLSTEPRSLKECVVGVDMTYLPAALRQNIANISPAGIARGDQQTAPWRGWRSLGASTLEWCALASGQIQAYVHGGQMPWDAAAGRLLLAEAGGLSMNLPDVLNQTAHDGSLTPLGYAAAAPGIWTAWQHWLRDQAG; encoded by the coding sequence ATGGTTGCTATTATAGAGCGCATGTCCGCCCCATTGATCTCTGAAACCGCCTTCTGGGCAACGTGCGCCATTGAATTAAAAGCATCGTTACAAGCTCTGGCTGCTCGAGAAGTCTTGCCGCGCTTCGAACATGCACAGATCAGTACGAAATCCGATGGCACTTTGCTCAGCGACGCCGACCTGGCTGTACAAGATGCCTTGCCTGACATCCTGGGCTCAATTTACCCGGCACCGCTGCTTGGTGAAGAAATGCCAGCCGATCTGCAACAAATGCGCTGGCAGGATTGCCAAAAGGGCAAGGGCTCACTCTGGATTGCCGATCCGATTGACGGCACGACAAACTTTGCCAACGGCCTACCCTGGTTTGCCATTTCTGTTGCCTTGGTGCACCAAGGGGTGACCGTACTCGGCGTTACGATTGCCCCCGCCTTGCAGCAAAGTTGGCATGCCTCGCTGGGTGGTGGCAGTTACTGTAATGACACGCGGCTCACCTTGAGCACCGAACCTCGCAGCCTTAAAGAATGCGTTGTTGGTGTCGACATGACGTACCTTCCTGCCGCATTGCGTCAGAACATCGCGAACATTTCCCCTGCCGGCATCGCCCGAGGCGATCAACAAACCGCGCCATGGCGGGGTTGGCGCAGCCTGGGCGCCAGCACGCTGGAATGGTGTGCCCTCGCCTCCGGCCAGATCCAAGCCTATGTTCACGGTGGGCAGATGCCATGGGATGCCGCAGCAGGTCGTCTTTTGCTCGCAGAGGCTGGCGGCCTCAGCATGAACCTACCCGATGTACTCAATCAAACTGCCCACGACGGATCACTCACCCCCCTAGGCTACGCCGCTGCCGCACCCGGTATTTGGACAGCCTGGCAACACTGGTTGCGTGATCAAGCCGGTTGA
- the fba gene encoding class II fructose-bisphosphate aldolase (catalyzes the reversible aldol condensation of dihydroxyacetonephosphate and glyceraldehyde 3-phosphate in the Calvin cycle, glycolysis, and/or gluconeogenesis), protein MSLVSLRQLLDHAAENNYGLPAFNVNNMEQVWAIMEGADKLNAPVIMQASAGARKYAGEPFLRHQILAALEAYPHIPVVMHQDHGQSPAVCMGAIRSGFSSVMMDGSLMEDGKTVASFDYNVDVTRKVVELSHSIGVSVEGELGVLGSLETMQGDKEDGHGAEGKMTMEQLLTDPDQAADFVKATQCDALAIAIGTSHGAYKFTKKPTGDILAIWRIKEIHARIPNTHLVMHGSSSVPQELLAEIREFGGDMKETYGVPVEEIQEAIKHGVRKINIDTDIRLAMTGAIRRFFVENPSKFDPREYLKPAREAAKKVCEARFEAFGCAGQASKIKPIPLDAMAAKYAKGELNQVVR, encoded by the coding sequence ATGTCCCTCGTTTCCCTGCGCCAACTGCTCGACCACGCCGCCGAAAACAACTACGGCCTGCCTGCATTTAATGTCAACAATATGGAGCAGGTCTGGGCCATCATGGAAGGCGCCGATAAGTTAAACGCGCCTGTGATCATGCAAGCCTCTGCCGGTGCCCGCAAATACGCCGGCGAGCCTTTCCTGCGCCACCAGATTCTGGCCGCACTTGAAGCCTATCCGCACATTCCGGTGGTGATGCACCAGGACCACGGCCAAAGCCCGGCGGTCTGCATGGGCGCCATCCGTTCTGGTTTCTCGTCTGTCATGATGGACGGTTCGCTCATGGAAGATGGCAAAACCGTTGCCTCCTTCGACTACAACGTTGACGTGACCCGCAAAGTCGTTGAGCTATCGCATAGCATCGGCGTGTCGGTCGAAGGTGAGCTGGGCGTACTCGGCTCGCTGGAAACCATGCAAGGCGACAAGGAAGACGGTCACGGCGCCGAAGGTAAGATGACCATGGAGCAATTGCTGACCGATCCGGATCAGGCGGCTGATTTCGTCAAAGCGACCCAGTGCGATGCTCTGGCCATCGCCATCGGCACCAGCCACGGTGCTTACAAATTCACCAAAAAACCTACTGGCGACATCCTTGCCATCTGGCGCATCAAGGAAATCCACGCCCGCATCCCGAATACCCATCTGGTGATGCATGGTTCGTCATCGGTGCCACAAGAGCTGCTGGCCGAGATCCGTGAATTTGGTGGCGACATGAAAGAAACCTACGGCGTGCCGGTGGAAGAAATTCAGGAAGCCATCAAGCACGGCGTGCGCAAGATCAACATCGACACCGATATCCGCCTGGCCATGACCGGCGCAATCCGTCGCTTCTTTGTGGAAAACCCAAGCAAATTTGACCCACGCGAATACCTGAAGCCAGCCCGAGAAGCCGCCAAGAAGGTGTGTGAAGCGCGCTTCGAAGCCTTCGGTTGTGCCGGTCAAGCCAGCAAGATCAAACCGATCCCACTGGATGCGATGGCCGCCAAGTACGCCAAGGGCGAGCTTAATCAAGTTGTCCGCTAA
- a CDS encoding class 1 fructose-bisphosphatase: MRIPLSRFLIEQQRESKTLDPNLRLLIEVVARACKAIAIAIGKGNLGDAMGTAGTDNVQGEVQKKLDVISNEILLDANEWGGHLAAMASEEMDLPFCIPNRYPKGEYLLVFDPLDGSSNIDVNISVGTIFSVLRAPEGIDCANGDAFLQKGCTQVAAGYAVYGPNTQLVLTFGHGVHVFTLDREIGTFRLTQENLQIPEDTREFAINMSNQRHWEEPVQRYVAELLAGKEGPRGEDFNMRWVASMVADVHRILSRGGLFMYPLDAKMAKQGGKLRLLYEANPMAFLIEQAGGAATTGRERILDLQPTSLHQRVPVILGSKNEVERVTSYHKD, translated from the coding sequence ATGCGCATCCCACTCTCCCGCTTCCTGATCGAACAACAACGCGAATCCAAAACACTGGATCCAAACCTGCGTCTGCTCATCGAAGTCGTCGCCCGTGCCTGCAAGGCCATTGCCATTGCCATTGGCAAGGGCAACCTCGGTGATGCTATGGGCACCGCCGGCACCGACAACGTGCAAGGCGAAGTGCAAAAGAAGCTGGATGTGATCTCCAACGAAATCCTGCTGGATGCCAATGAGTGGGGTGGTCATCTAGCGGCCATGGCTTCGGAAGAAATGGATCTTCCCTTCTGTATTCCGAACCGCTACCCGAAAGGCGAGTACCTACTGGTCTTCGATCCGCTCGATGGCTCCTCTAATATTGATGTGAATATTTCGGTCGGCACCATCTTCTCGGTGTTGCGCGCCCCGGAGGGTATCGACTGCGCCAATGGCGATGCCTTCCTGCAAAAGGGCTGCACCCAGGTTGCTGCCGGTTACGCGGTTTACGGCCCGAACACCCAGTTAGTGCTGACCTTCGGCCACGGCGTCCATGTCTTTACCCTGGATCGCGAGATCGGCACCTTCCGCTTGACCCAGGAAAATCTGCAGATTCCCGAAGACACGCGCGAATTTGCCATCAACATGTCAAATCAACGCCACTGGGAAGAGCCCGTACAACGTTATGTGGCCGAGTTGCTCGCCGGTAAAGAGGGCCCGCGCGGCGAAGACTTCAATATGCGCTGGGTCGCTTCAATGGTGGCAGATGTACACCGTATCCTGTCGCGTGGCGGCCTGTTCATGTACCCGCTTGATGCCAAAATGGCCAAACAGGGTGGCAAGCTGCGCCTCTTATATGAGGCCAACCCGATGGCCTTCCTGATCGAACAAGCCGGCGGCGCTGCCACAACCGGTCGCGAACGCATTCTCGACCTGCAACCCACCAGCCTGCACCAACGTGTTCCGGTGATTCTGGGCTCGAAGAACGAAGTTGAGCGCGTTACTTCGTATCATAAGGACTGA
- the tkt gene encoding transketolase, protein MDAVQQANSGHPGMPLGMAEIAEVLWRQHLSHNPANPAWPNRDRFVLSNGHGSMLLYALLHLSGYDLSIEDLKQFRQLHSRTPGHPEYGYTAGVETTTGPLGQGIANAVGMAISEKLLAAEFNRDGHTIVDHHTYAFMGDGCLMEGVSHEACSLAGTLGLGKLIAFWDDNGISIDGQVEGWFTDDTPGRFAAYGWQVIPNVNGHDAAALNEAIKAAKADSQRPTLICCRTAIGMGSPNKANSADVHGAPLGGDEIAATRAAIGWQHAAFEIPADVYAAWNARAAGAEREATWDKTFAAYSKAFPELATEFTRRINGKLPANWTKNAQDFITATQAKAETVATRKASQLAIEALAPNLPELLGGSADLAGSNLTWWKGAKGVSANEGGNYLFYGVREFGMTAIANGIALAGGFIPYTATFMVFSDYARNAIRMAALMKIRQIMVYTHDSIGLGEDGPTHQPIEHAASLRIIPNLDVWRPADATETAIAWVSGIQRADGPTALLLSRQNLPPVANKTPADQIARGGYVVSPAANAKAVLIATGSEVKLALDAQAALAEAGVGVSVVSMPSTTTFDKQDKAWRDSVFPAGLPRIAVEAGHPDGWYKYVGLEGAVVGIARFGESAPAGLLFKEFGFTVENVVNTVRGVLAN, encoded by the coding sequence ATGGACGCCGTCCAGCAGGCCAACTCCGGCCACCCCGGCATGCCGCTCGGCATGGCTGAAATCGCCGAAGTGCTCTGGCGTCAGCACCTGAGCCACAACCCGGCCAATCCGGCCTGGCCAAACCGTGATCGCTTCGTGCTCTCTAATGGTCACGGCTCAATGCTGCTCTATGCCCTGCTTCACCTGAGCGGCTACGACCTCAGTATCGAAGACCTGAAACAGTTCCGCCAGCTGCATAGCCGCACACCCGGTCACCCCGAATACGGTTACACCGCGGGCGTTGAAACCACGACTGGCCCACTTGGTCAGGGCATTGCCAACGCCGTGGGCATGGCCATCTCGGAAAAACTACTCGCAGCCGAATTCAATCGCGATGGCCACACCATCGTCGATCACCACACCTACGCCTTTATGGGCGATGGCTGCCTGATGGAAGGCGTGTCGCATGAAGCCTGTTCACTGGCCGGCACCCTGGGTCTGGGCAAGCTGATCGCCTTCTGGGACGACAACGGTATCTCCATCGATGGACAGGTTGAAGGCTGGTTCACCGACGATACGCCGGGCCGTTTTGCTGCCTATGGCTGGCAGGTGATCCCGAACGTTAATGGTCACGATGCCGCTGCGCTGAATGAAGCCATTAAGGCTGCCAAAGCCGATTCACAGCGCCCGACGCTGATCTGCTGTCGTACCGCCATCGGCATGGGTTCGCCAAACAAAGCAAATAGTGCCGATGTGCACGGTGCACCACTGGGTGGTGATGAAATTGCTGCAACGCGTGCCGCCATCGGCTGGCAGCATGCTGCTTTTGAAATCCCGGCGGATGTGTACGCCGCCTGGAATGCCCGCGCTGCTGGCGCTGAGCGCGAAGCTACCTGGGACAAAACCTTTGCCGCTTATAGCAAGGCCTTTCCAGAGCTAGCTACCGAATTCACGCGCCGCATCAACGGTAAACTGCCTGCTAACTGGACCAAGAACGCGCAAGACTTCATCACCGCAACCCAGGCCAAGGCTGAAACAGTTGCCACGCGTAAAGCCTCACAACTGGCGATTGAAGCTCTTGCACCGAACCTGCCAGAACTTCTGGGCGGCTCAGCCGACCTGGCGGGCTCTAACCTGACCTGGTGGAAGGGTGCCAAGGGCGTCTCTGCCAATGAAGGCGGCAACTACCTGTTCTACGGCGTACGCGAATTCGGCATGACTGCCATCGCCAACGGTATCGCACTGGCCGGTGGCTTCATTCCCTACACCGCTACCTTTATGGTGTTCTCGGATTACGCCCGTAACGCCATTCGCATGGCCGCGCTGATGAAGATTCGTCAGATCATGGTCTATACCCACGACTCTATTGGTCTGGGTGAAGATGGCCCGACGCACCAACCGATTGAGCATGCCGCTTCGCTGCGCATCATTCCGAATCTGGATGTCTGGCGCCCGGCCGATGCGACTGAAACAGCTATTGCCTGGGTCAGCGGTATTCAACGCGCCGATGGTCCCACCGCCCTATTGCTGTCGCGTCAGAATCTGCCGCCCGTTGCCAACAAAACGCCAGCCGATCAAATTGCCCGCGGCGGTTATGTGGTCTCGCCAGCCGCCAACGCGAAAGCCGTGCTGATCGCTACCGGCTCCGAAGTCAAACTGGCACTTGATGCCCAGGCAGCGCTGGCCGAAGCCGGTGTTGGCGTAAGCGTTGTCTCGATGCCCTCAACCACCACCTTCGACAAACAGGACAAAGCATGGCGCGATAGCGTGTTCCCTGCTGGCCTGCCACGCATTGCCGTCGAAGCCGGTCACCCGGATGGTTGGTACAAATATGTCGGCCTCGAAGGTGCCGTGGTTGGTATCGCCCGCTTCGGCGAATCAGCGCCGGCTGGTCTGCTATTCAAAGAATTCGGCTTCACTGTCGAAAATGTTGTGAACACCGTGCGCGGTGTGCTTGCGAACTAA
- a CDS encoding phosphoglycerate kinase, translating into MNVKKLTDVDVRGKRVFIRADLNVPQDDAGNITEDTRIRASIPSIKYCLDNGAAVMVTSHLGRPTEGEVKADDTLMPVAVRMGQLLNKPVRLIQNWVDGGFEVKPGEVVLLENCRCNKGEKKDNEELAKKMAALCDVYVNDAFGTAHRAEATTHGIARFAPVACAGMLMGGEIDALAKAIENPARPLVAIVGGAKVSSKLVILKSLAEKVDQLIVGGGIANTFLLASGHRIGESLAEPELVKEAQAIMDMMKARGAEVPLPVDVVVADEVSALARANKIPVDEVTAHDRILDVGPKTAARLSEIIAHAGTIIWNGPVGVFEHDQFAGGTKMMSSAIAHSDAFSIAGGGDTLAAIAKFKIADDVGYISTGGGAFLEFLEGKTLPAIEALEARANG; encoded by the coding sequence ATGAATGTTAAAAAGCTGACCGATGTTGATGTGCGCGGCAAGCGCGTATTTATTCGCGCCGATCTGAATGTCCCACAAGACGACGCGGGCAACATCACCGAAGACACCCGTATCCGCGCATCGATCCCATCGATCAAGTATTGCCTGGATAATGGCGCCGCTGTGATGGTGACTTCACACCTGGGTCGTCCGACCGAGGGTGAAGTGAAAGCCGATGACACGCTCATGCCTGTCGCCGTGCGCATGGGTCAGCTGCTGAACAAGCCTGTTCGTCTGATCCAGAACTGGGTCGATGGTGGCTTTGAAGTCAAACCGGGCGAAGTGGTGCTGCTGGAAAACTGCCGCTGCAATAAGGGCGAAAAGAAAGATAACGAAGAGCTCGCCAAGAAAATGGCCGCCCTGTGTGATGTCTATGTTAACGATGCCTTCGGTACCGCGCATCGTGCTGAAGCCACCACCCATGGCATCGCCCGTTTTGCCCCAGTAGCCTGCGCTGGCATGCTGATGGGCGGCGAAATCGACGCTCTGGCAAAGGCCATCGAAAACCCTGCCCGCCCGCTGGTCGCGATCGTTGGCGGCGCCAAGGTATCGTCAAAGCTCGTGATTCTGAAGTCGCTGGCTGAAAAGGTCGATCAACTGATCGTCGGTGGCGGTATCGCCAACACCTTCTTGCTGGCTTCAGGTCACCGCATTGGCGAATCACTCGCCGAGCCGGAACTGGTTAAAGAAGCCCAGGCCATCATGGACATGATGAAAGCCCGTGGTGCTGAAGTACCGCTGCCCGTGGACGTGGTTGTGGCTGATGAAGTCTCGGCCCTCGCCCGCGCCAATAAAATTCCCGTTGACGAAGTGACTGCCCACGACCGCATCCTGGATGTCGGCCCTAAAACAGCGGCTCGTCTCTCGGAAATCATCGCCCATGCCGGCACCATCATCTGGAATGGCCCGGTTGGCGTGTTTGAACATGACCAGTTTGCCGGTGGCACCAAGATGATGTCGTCGGCCATTGCGCACTCGGATGCCTTCTCTATTGCCGGTGGTGGCGACACGTTGGCAGCGATTGCCAAATTCAAGATTGCCGATGACGTTGGTTACATCTCGACCGGTGGTGGCGCCTTCCTGGAGTTTCTGGAAGGCAAAACACTGCCGGCGATTGAAGCTCTAGAAGCCCGCGCTAACGGTTAA